One region of Blattabacterium cuenoti genomic DNA includes:
- the mdh gene encoding malate dehydrogenase, whose product MKVTIIGAGNVGAHCASLLAQKDIVREIILLDIKKNFSEGKSLDISQMLSLVESNTKIFGITNDYSKSKNSEIIIITCGIPRKPGMSRDDLININAKIIYSVTKKSIFFSPNAKLIIVSNPLDIMSYVSYLASEIDSSRVFGMAGILDSARYRFFLSKKLNISFHDIQSLLLGSHGDTMVPLYRYTSISGIPIKEFLSEKDNDIIIEKTKKGGEEIVNLLGTSAWMAPSASVVKMVECILKNSKRIFSCSVFLKGEYGLENLYLGVPVILGKYGVEKIIELKLNKEEMSLLKKSGNYVKNTINKLKNFF is encoded by the coding sequence ATGAAAGTAACTATTATTGGAGCAGGTAATGTAGGAGCTCATTGTGCTAGTCTATTAGCTCAAAAAGACATAGTTAGAGAAATCATATTATTAGATATAAAAAAAAATTTTTCTGAAGGAAAAAGTTTAGATATATCTCAAATGTTATCTCTTGTAGAATCAAATACTAAAATATTTGGAATAACTAATGATTATTCTAAATCTAAAAATTCAGAAATAATTATTATAACTTGTGGAATACCCAGAAAACCTGGAATGAGTCGTGATGATTTAATCAATATTAATGCAAAAATTATTTATTCTGTCACTAAAAAATCTATATTTTTTTCACCAAATGCTAAATTAATTATAGTATCTAATCCATTAGATATAATGTCATATGTAAGTTATCTTGCATCAGAAATAGATTCTTCTCGTGTTTTTGGAATGGCAGGTATATTAGATTCCGCAAGATATCGTTTTTTTTTATCAAAAAAATTGAATATATCATTTCATGATATACAATCTTTATTATTAGGTAGTCATGGGGATACTATGGTTCCTTTATATAGATATACATCTATATCTGGGATACCTATTAAAGAATTTTTATCAGAAAAAGATAATGATATTATTATAGAAAAAACAAAAAAAGGTGGAGAAGAAATAGTAAATTTATTAGGAACATCTGCATGGATGGCCCCTAGTGCTTCTGTTGTAAAAATGGTAGAATGCATTTTAAAAAATAGTAAACGTATTTTTTCCTGTTCTGTTTTTTTAAAAGGAGAATATGGATTAGAAAATTTATATTTAGGAGTTCCAGTTATTTTAGGTAAATATGGAGTTGAAAAAATAATAGAATTAAAATTAAATAAGGAAGAAATGTCTCTTTTAAAAAAATCTGGAAATTATGTTAAAAATACAATAAATAAACTTAAAAATTTTTTTTAA